Genomic segment of Bdellovibrio bacteriovorus:
CGGCCGCTATGATTTACAGCGCGAAGAGCTTAAGGACGGGACATTCTGTTATGAAGGCCTGATTGTTAGCAAAGAGGGAAAAGAAATTTCTCTTTATCGTTCGGACATTACTGAGTTCGCGTTGGTCAAGAGTGAACTCAACTCATCTCGTGAAGTGCGCAGCTCTCATGGGGAGGCGATGACGACAACCAAAGGTAAAGACTCCGTGACTTTGAAGGACGACGGCACTCTGGTTTTTCAATTTAGCGGTATTGAAAGCATTTTGGGTGTCCCCGCTTCCCGAGTGAAGGACGCCGTAGCTTTGAAACTTTCAGACGACAAGAGCACCCTGTTTGCGGTTCGTAAAACGGCGGACGGACTTGCGGGCTTAAATCGCGGTGAAGCTCGTTGCGTTTACAAACGTCAGTAATTCTCAATAAAAAAAGGGAGCTTTCGGCTCCCTTTTTTTATGACTTAAATTTAGGAAATAGTCCTTCGCCCTTCGTTACGAGCTTTTTCAACCAAGCTCCGAAACTGTCTTCAGGCCCCGGCAATCGCTCTGCTACAATCTTATTATCCGAATGCAACTTATCAATCGCGCGCTTCACCTGTCTTTGGCTTTCGTTGGTATGTTCAAAACGAACTCCCCAACCTTCACTGCCTGGACGATTCACACGATAGACGACCAGCCCTGAAACAACAGTTTCGTGATCATCAAACTTCCAGTAAACGTCGACCTTATCACCCTCAGCAAGCTCTGGTCCCGCCGTCAGAAACAAACCACCTTGCGAAAGATTTTTAATGAAAGCTTTTGCGCCATTAACCGTTCCTTCTTGATTGAAGTTATAACGAGGAGCAGCTTCCCACCAACGCATGCGGGGATCGAAGTAAACTTGCTGTACAGAAGGCACGACAAAGTAGGCAACAATCAGAACATCGACAAGAAGAACTGCGATCAGAACCACCAACGTATTCCAGTTCATGCTTGTCCAATAACTATAAAGATTCGAAAGCAGAACTAAAGCGATACAAGCAAGATACGCCCAGTAGCTCCAGCGGCGGCAAATGTAAATGAAGATGCCCGCAAGAATCGGTACGCCCACATATAGAAGCAACAAAGGCTTCGGTAAAATCTCAAACCAATAAGTCCACTGCTGCGGAAGCGTACGTCCCGAGCGGAGGGCATTAAGAATAAGATTTCCAATGGGTGCGAAAACATGAAGAAGTGCAAGAACGATCAAGGACCAGGGTTTTCTTTTCATATACTCAAATGATAAGAAAGCCCTTGGTACTAGACAAGGGAAAACAAAAGTCAGGACTCCGGTGACTGTATGTACTCGAGAAGTCTTTTTTCCATTCGAGAATTCATCTCTGCCAGACTGCGGACATTCTCTATCTTCACCAATCCCTCCATCGGATAAACAACAGCAAGATTGATTTTATGAACGCCGTCTAAATACTTCATTTGATAAAGAGCCCATGCATAGGCTTCTAACTGTTTAAAGGCGGTCTCTGAATACCGTTGAGAGCCAGTTTTATAGTCCACCATCCACAAAGTATCATCAACGATGCCCCAAAGATCGATCTGACCTTGCATCAGAGCATCTTTAAAACTCAAAGCAAAACCCCATTCGACATGTCCCTTTTCAATGATCTCTAAAAGAGGAATGTCTTTGGTTTCAGTTAAGAACTGCAAAGGCTTTTTTAAATCTTCATCTGAAACCTTTAGTAGTTCTTCGTAAGAGGTGTATTTTAAGGCTTCAAACAATCTATGGGCATTCGTACCCTGCTGAGCCCGAGCTAGACCTTGCCCTAAAGCACCAGCTTTCGGAGTGTAAGCAGAGCCCGAGATCGCTTCCGGTGCTACGAGTTCCGTGACAGAGATAAATTTGCGTTTAGCTTCTACGTCTTCGCCTTGCCATGCCGGACGAAGATTCTTATGTTCCAATGCCTCGCTTTGCATTTTCTTTGGCAATAGGTTTTCCACGCGCACCACATAAGAAAAATCTTTTTCCTGATGCAGACCTTCTTCCAGGTTCAAAGGACATTGCGCGGCCCATGACTTCTTCCCGATCTTTCGGTCCCAAATTAAAGAGACACCGGATTTGGCGCGAGTCATGGCTACGTAAAGCACTCGATTGAACTCTTCACTTTCACGCTGACGAAGCTCTTCCGTGATTTGATCAGCTAGAATACTTCCGGTCATCGCTTGAGTTTCTTCATTGCGAACTTTCAGGGACCACAAACCATCTTGTTCTCTGATACTGAGCACAGGGGCGTGACTAGCGCGAGGATCTTGTCCCATGCCTGGTAAAATAACTTGATCAAACTGCAACCCTTTGGAGGCATGCACGGTCATGAAGTTCACACGCTTAGGCTCAATCACCGGCGTCGCATCAGCATCTTCCCCGCCTTCGTCCGTCGACAAAGTTTCAAGGCTAGAGTCTAAGAAATCCAAAAAGTTAAAGCCCGGTCGGCGTTCCTCTTGGCTAAGAAGTGCCACGACCTTCCATAGATTGGCCTCGCGACGTCCCGTTGAATCGATTTTTGCGGAATAATCAAAAAGTCCCAGGTCAATCAAAGCTCGCTTAAAGGTCCAAGACAGTCCCTTGGTTTCACTTTGCGCAATCAAAGTTCTAAGAATGCGCAACGGATGAGTTTCATCTTTTTGCTCCAAAGGCTTTTGCGCCTCTTTCCAGAAGGAATGCTTGAAGCTGTGACAGTAACTTGCAATTTCACTGTCCGACAACGCCAACCATGGGGATCTTAACAAAGCCACGAAATTGGCATTATCATGAGGATTCACCAAGAATTTCAAAATAGCCAAGGCGTCTAAAACTTCGCGACGCTCATAAAAACCACTGCCACTGTGAAGCTGCAAGGGAACACCGTACTCTTGGGCCACCTTCGCAATATCTTCCAAAGTTTTATGAGTACGTCCTAACACGCAGATCTGTTCAGGGCTCACGCCTTCCGCCAGAAGCTCTTGGATACGGGCCACTGTCGTTAAAACCTCGGCGGACGTTTCATCTTCCTCGCCTGTTTCGGAAAGTAAAACTTGCACAACAGGATCGTCATTTCCTTTACGGATTTTATCTGGAGCCGGAGTCATGGCGGCAAACTGCTTGCTCAGCTTCGTAAAGTAGTGATTGAAGAATTCTAACACTTCTGGCGATGAGCGGTAGTTCGTCAGTTTGATCTGCACATCACCGTTTTGGCTTTGGATTTCGCTGACCTTTTCCTGGAAGACTTCCGAACGGGCTCCACGGAAAAGATAGATACTTTGTTGGGGATCTCCCACCACAAACAAAGGACGCTCGCCGATAAGGTGACGCAACAACCGCACTTGCACAGGGCTTGTATCCTGGTATTCGTCGACCATCCAAAAATCCCACTCTTGCGAAAACTTCACGGCAGTGTCTGGGGACTCTTGAATGATTTTGTACGATAGAGTCTCAAGGTCACTCATAGAAAGCAGACCCTGCTCTAGTTTCGTGCTCATAAAGTCACGACAGAAGAAAGCCGCGAGTTCATCAAAAAGTTCACAGTTCTTTTGATGCTTTTCCCAAAATACGGGACGATAGCGGGGCTCTTCTAAGAGCTTATCAATACGCTCACGCAATTCTTCTAATTCTTCATGAAGACTGAGCGAAAATGGCGGCGTCGCTTTTCTGAACTGAGGTTTCGAAGTGTGTTCCCAGAAACTCTCCAGGCGTGCAAAGAATTCATCCCAAGACGACACTGCCCAAGAGAAGTTCGCTAAAGATTGAGCGTATTCCTGCCACTTTTCATTGGAGGCTTCTTGTCCGATCTCAGTGCAGACTCGCTTCAGCTTACCTGCGATATCTTTGACGACTTTTTCAGTTTCCTTTTGCATGTCCCCTTTTTCAATAAAGGTCATGTTGGGAAAGATCACATTTTCAGAGAAATACTTTAGCAAGGCGCTTTCCAGGGTTTGAAAGTCGTATTCTTCCAGAAGCTCTTGCAAAGAAGGATTTTCTAACAAGTACTTGCGCATGATTTTACGCGCGCCCTTGCGGATCTCGGAATCGCTCATGATTTTATAATCAGGCGTCAGTCCGATGCTCGAACCATAACGAGATAAGAACAGACTTAAAACCCCGTGAATAGTTGAAATCTGAACTTGCGACTTTGCACTGACATAGTGGAAAAGATCTTCACGTCCTTCGGATAAAGCTTTACTTAAAAGACGTTCTTTCAGTTCTTGCGTGGCTTTGCGCGTGAAGGTCGTCACGACGATGCGTGGAAACTTGCCGTTTCTTTCTTTAAAGTCGCTAGCAAACTTCAAAAAAGTTTGAGTCAACGTTGTGGTTTTACCCGCACCGGCACCGGCGCGCAGAATGGTGTTTTTTAATTCAGATGTGGGGCTCGACATTGTCGCCTCCATTCACAACCAGAACAGGTCTTGAAGTCCGCGGGTTTTGCCTGACTTTCACCTTTTTTAATACGATCTAAAGTTCCCATAAGAACTGTGCTGAATTCAGAAAGATATTTTTCTTTGGATTCAGCCGTGGCATTTTTATCTTTCCGTTTTGAAGACGGAAACAAACCTCCGGCAAAATCTTCGATTTTAAATCCTTTGCGTTCGAAGTTCCTAAAGACGTAATAAAAAAGACCGATGACTTCTCCGCCAACGTCTTCTAGCAGGCCTTTTTCAATCACCCACATGTAAAACAAAAGTTGCAGCTCGCGGTTTTTAAACCACGAAGCATGAGAAGAGATTCCACCTGCGGAACTCTTATAATCCAGAACAACCAACTGACTGACACCATCCCCGTCAATACGGTCGATTTGACCAGAGATACGGAAACAGTTGTCTTTGGGTTCTCGAGAAATTTCTTCGGTCACTGGATCTAGATAAAATTCGAAACGCTTTTCTCGGGCCAAAGTACGTGTTTTCTTAAACTCATCCCGCCAACGCTTTTCAAACTCTAAAAAGCGCTGTCCTAAATGAATGTGTTTTTTCTTGAATGGTTTCCAAAGACGATCATCAGCGAAAAGAAGTTTCTTTTCCGTTTTGATTTCTTCTAGAACCTGGTCCAACTCTTCCGTGGTCCAATTAAAGCGCATCGGCTCTGCCGTCAGTTTTTCAAATAGAGCATGGGCCAACTGACCACGAGTTCGATGATCCACATCCAGATCAATATCAGGAAGGTCTTTTAATTTAAAATATCTTTGCGCTGCAAACACGAAAGGACACTCTAGGAAGCTTTCTACAGAGGACGCAGAGATTCGCGGTAAATTTGGCACTTGAATATTTTCAAGCTCCATCTTTCCCATATCCTGTTGAATGCGTCTTTCGATATTTTCTTTACGTGCATCCACCCAAGGACGCCCCGCAGTTTGATCAGAGTGCTGCAATTCATCCCAACGAGTTTCTTTAGGAAGATTTAAAGATTCGTGATCGCCAGATAAGCTCATCCAGAATGTGCAAGGAGAACAGAGGCTACCGCTTAAATCTGTAGCACCAAAACAGAAAATGTCGTGAGTGCTTTCAGCTTCTGCCAACAAACGAAGTTCAAAATCCAAATCACTTTGATCTGGATTATCCAAGTAGAAACCAATGTCTTTTGCTAACTCAAAATAGTCTTGACCCGAAAGCTGCGTTTTATTTCTGGCACGCAAAGCCTCGTCAGTCAGACCTACGAAGATACGGTACTGCGCCTTTTCACTATGCGCTGACATCAGCTTTGTCACCATGATGCCGCGAGGATGGCCTTTTTCTAAAGTGTACTCTTTAGCGGCCACGATGCTTTCAAGATAACTCAGCCATTCTTTCCAAATAAGTTTGGTCGAGCTAATGGCATTTTGTAAGAGCTCGCGCAAGATTACTTGCACAATGTCAGTCTCGGCTGAGTTCCAGTACATCAAGGCTTTGGCGACAAACTCGTCGCGACTTAAAACTCCAGTAAGATCCAATTGCTCATGGAAGACCTTATAGACTGTTTCATTGCGGGCAAGATCTTCATTCACGTAAAGGCTCTTAAACAACGAACGGAATTCTTCATAGCGAAGCTCTTGAGATTCTTCTTTATCGAAGAAAGAAATTTCAAGGTCCGAGCTGGAAAGCCGTCCGCTCTTAGAGCGAAGTAAAGCCAGCCAACGTGTGACTGAGGGAAGACTTTGCGCTTTGTGCGTAATATCCTTTTGAACCGGAATGCCTTCTTCTTGCAAATACGACTGCAAAACCGGCCAGTAGGTTTCGATATCAGGAGCAACGATGGCAATAGATTCGGGGGACTTTCCTTCATCCAACCATTCGCGCACCTGCCCGACACTGTGTTTGATTTCGGCTAGCATTCCCGAAAAACGCATCACATCCTGGCGCTTTTCCTTTTTTACGACAGAAGGAAGCTCTTGCACCTTCTGACTTTGTTGGCGCAGATCTTCGTAAGGCTTTAGAAGGAAATGGAAATCTTTTTTCCAAGATGGATTCGGCTCTAAAACAATCACGTCCACGGAACGAGAAAGCACGCGCAGGATTTCGGCCTCGACACGTGAGATTTCCCCGCTCAGATCGACGATCAAAGGAATGTCCCAGACGCGTTCAAGCTCATTGAAGTTTTGCAAATAAGCCGTGATCCAGTCCGCAG
This window contains:
- a CDS encoding PilZ domain-containing protein, yielding MKRKPWSLIVLALLHVFAPIGNLILNALRSGRTLPQQWTYWFEILPKPLLLLYVGVPILAGIFIYICRRWSYWAYLACIALVLLSNLYSYWTSMNWNTLVVLIAVLLVDVLIVAYFVVPSVQQVYFDPRMRWWEAAPRYNFNQEGTVNGAKAFIKNLSQGGLFLTAGPELAEGDKVDVYWKFDDHETVVSGLVVYRVNRPGSEGWGVRFEHTNESQRQVKRAIDKLHSDNKIVAERLPGPEDSFGAWLKKLVTKGEGLFPKFKS
- a CDS encoding UvrD-helicase domain-containing protein yields the protein MSSPTSELKNTILRAGAGAGKTTTLTQTFLKFASDFKERNGKFPRIVVTTFTRKATQELKERLLSKALSEGREDLFHYVSAKSQVQISTIHGVLSLFLSRYGSSIGLTPDYKIMSDSEIRKGARKIMRKYLLENPSLQELLEEYDFQTLESALLKYFSENVIFPNMTFIEKGDMQKETEKVVKDIAGKLKRVCTEIGQEASNEKWQEYAQSLANFSWAVSSWDEFFARLESFWEHTSKPQFRKATPPFSLSLHEELEELRERIDKLLEEPRYRPVFWEKHQKNCELFDELAAFFCRDFMSTKLEQGLLSMSDLETLSYKIIQESPDTAVKFSQEWDFWMVDEYQDTSPVQVRLLRHLIGERPLFVVGDPQQSIYLFRGARSEVFQEKVSEIQSQNGDVQIKLTNYRSSPEVLEFFNHYFTKLSKQFAAMTPAPDKIRKGNDDPVVQVLLSETGEEDETSAEVLTTVARIQELLAEGVSPEQICVLGRTHKTLEDIAKVAQEYGVPLQLHSGSGFYERREVLDALAILKFLVNPHDNANFVALLRSPWLALSDSEIASYCHSFKHSFWKEAQKPLEQKDETHPLRILRTLIAQSETKGLSWTFKRALIDLGLFDYSAKIDSTGRREANLWKVVALLSQEERRPGFNFLDFLDSSLETLSTDEGGEDADATPVIEPKRVNFMTVHASKGLQFDQVILPGMGQDPRASHAPVLSIREQDGLWSLKVRNEETQAMTGSILADQITEELRQRESEEFNRVLYVAMTRAKSGVSLIWDRKIGKKSWAAQCPLNLEEGLHQEKDFSYVVRVENLLPKKMQSEALEHKNLRPAWQGEDVEAKRKFISVTELVAPEAISGSAYTPKAGALGQGLARAQQGTNAHRLFEALKYTSYEELLKVSDEDLKKPLQFLTETKDIPLLEIIEKGHVEWGFALSFKDALMQGQIDLWGIVDDTLWMVDYKTGSQRYSETAFKQLEAYAWALYQMKYLDGVHKINLAVVYPMEGLVKIENVRSLAEMNSRMEKRLLEYIQSPES
- a CDS encoding PD-(D/E)XK nuclease family protein — its product is MLQVIPIDSRTQIAQIFANYNPRSQSWLVSDLRTKFELQQKILAREGQYVDESVLRASDLWKILLKRLDPGLRLVSDPFARSLLRTIMDENAEVLGVNSSAEDTVFSYIDQMAAVLFHPEGTSRLEEWFETHPESKNRWRDWYLRARFCALKLLQDHRVITADWITAYLQNFNELERVWDIPLIVDLSGEISRVEAEILRVLSRSVDVIVLEPNPSWKKDFHFLLKPYEDLRQQSQKVQELPSVVKKEKRQDVMRFSGMLAEIKHSVGQVREWLDEGKSPESIAIVAPDIETYWPVLQSYLQEEGIPVQKDITHKAQSLPSVTRWLALLRSKSGRLSSSDLEISFFDKEESQELRYEEFRSLFKSLYVNEDLARNETVYKVFHEQLDLTGVLSRDEFVAKALMYWNSAETDIVQVILRELLQNAISSTKLIWKEWLSYLESIVAAKEYTLEKGHPRGIMVTKLMSAHSEKAQYRIFVGLTDEALRARNKTQLSGQDYFELAKDIGFYLDNPDQSDLDFELRLLAEAESTHDIFCFGATDLSGSLCSPCTFWMSLSGDHESLNLPKETRWDELQHSDQTAGRPWVDARKENIERRIQQDMGKMELENIQVPNLPRISASSVESFLECPFVFAAQRYFKLKDLPDIDLDVDHRTRGQLAHALFEKLTAEPMRFNWTTEELDQVLEEIKTEKKLLFADDRLWKPFKKKHIHLGQRFLEFEKRWRDEFKKTRTLAREKRFEFYLDPVTEEISREPKDNCFRISGQIDRIDGDGVSQLVVLDYKSSAGGISSHASWFKNRELQLLFYMWVIEKGLLEDVGGEVIGLFYYVFRNFERKGFKIEDFAGGLFPSSKRKDKNATAESKEKYLSEFSTVLMGTLDRIKKGESQAKPADFKTCSGCEWRRQCRAPHLN